One region of Candidatus Bathyarchaeia archaeon genomic DNA includes:
- the larA gene encoding nickel-dependent lactate racemase, whose protein sequence is MVDIWVPYGKTEICARIPTRNYLGNIEPKEKEGVKDPKAEITRALNEPIGTKRLAEMVNPGSKVVIVVNDQTRSTPSHLILPPVIEDLNKAGIPDSDITIVFGCGTHRAPKPEEQKVILGEETLGRIKTVSHDCKAKDLVYLSRTKTHLNKVYVNKVFAEADFRILTNSIELHYYAGYGGGRKSVLPAVSGEETIQHNHAMILNPKAKTGVLEGNPVHEDMVEAARLAKADFIVNAVTNSRNEIVKAFAGDLVQAFSEGVKLVDEMYKVQIERRADIVVASSGGHPHDIDLYQAHKGLENALEATKRGGAIIWVAECPDGHGNEIFYDWMTKFKDPKEMETEIKRHFKLGGHKAYYLVKALQRVQVILVSTLPDYHAVGTFRLRTARALNDALRDAFDIVGKDARVWVMPHGNITLPIIQTSEQPVQNA, encoded by the coding sequence TTGGTTGACATCTGGGTGCCCTACGGTAAAACCGAGATCTGCGCACGCATTCCAACACGCAACTATTTGGGCAACATTGAACCGAAAGAAAAAGAAGGCGTCAAAGACCCAAAGGCAGAAATTACGCGAGCGCTAAACGAACCGATCGGAACTAAACGGCTAGCTGAAATGGTCAATCCAGGCAGCAAAGTTGTCATTGTGGTTAACGATCAAACCCGCTCCACACCCAGCCATTTGATCTTGCCACCTGTCATCGAAGACTTGAACAAAGCAGGCATCCCGGATTCCGACATAACAATAGTTTTCGGATGCGGAACCCACAGAGCACCAAAGCCTGAGGAACAGAAAGTCATCCTAGGCGAAGAAACCCTCGGAAGAATCAAAACAGTAAGCCATGACTGCAAAGCCAAAGACCTAGTCTATTTAAGTAGAACCAAAACGCATCTGAACAAAGTTTACGTCAACAAAGTTTTTGCGGAAGCTGACTTTCGCATCCTGACAAACAGCATTGAACTGCATTATTATGCTGGTTACGGTGGCGGAAGAAAAAGCGTGCTGCCAGCTGTCTCAGGAGAGGAAACAATCCAACACAATCACGCTATGATTCTGAACCCAAAAGCAAAAACTGGCGTGTTGGAGGGCAACCCTGTGCATGAGGACATGGTTGAGGCAGCCAGACTAGCCAAGGCTGACTTTATCGTTAACGCTGTAACCAACAGTAGGAACGAAATCGTCAAAGCCTTCGCCGGCGATCTCGTACAAGCGTTCTCCGAAGGGGTCAAACTAGTCGACGAGATGTACAAAGTCCAAATCGAACGAAGAGCAGACATAGTTGTTGCGAGTTCAGGTGGACATCCACACGACATTGACCTTTACCAAGCACACAAAGGACTGGAAAACGCGCTAGAAGCCACGAAACGAGGCGGAGCAATTATTTGGGTGGCTGAATGCCCGGATGGTCATGGCAACGAAATCTTCTATGACTGGATGACCAAGTTCAAAGATCCGAAAGAAATGGAAACCGAAATCAAGCGTCATTTCAAACTAGGCGGGCACAAAGCGTACTACTTGGTCAAAGCACTGCAACGAGTTCAAGTCATCCTGGTTTCTACCTTGCCCGATTACCATGCTGTTGGAACTTTCAGACTTCGAACGGCTAGAGCGTTAAATGACGCCTTAAGAGACGCTTTCGATATTGTGGGCAAAGATGCAAGGGTTTGGGTGATGCCGCATGGAAATATCACTCTGCCCATTATTCAAACATCTGAACAGCCAGTACAAAACGCTTAA
- a CDS encoding TldD/PmbA family protein, protein MDKDIADFALTYAQSKKVDYAEVRAHTEKQEGLVMKNGLLDAYVSSVDDGFCVRILADGGIGFASTNKWTKNEAKTIVDMAHKFAKTAKRMEKITFAEEKSVKANWKAEEKKKIANISSETRIETMAEIDKDLTSQGINVPSRMLNFGSNLVEKYFANTEGSVISSYVPRINAFAFVTVVENGKPEQAYKQFGYAGGWEALDHWKMSEQMINEAKVLQRVIKEAKAVNPGKMDLVCGCEVAGIAAHESCGHPMEADRILGREMSQAGRSFIYPGGSFWLGTRIGSEAVTVVDDPTVKNSFGYYEYDDEGIKAGRRCLYKNGVINEFLHNRETGARLKARSNGSSRANNYDREAIVRMANTFVEPGDFTEEEIFKDVKQGIYMKSFTEWNIDDKRFNQRYVGREAYWIEKGELKHPIARPVIETTTKIFWTAVDAVSKKIEYNAATCGKSDPMQGVPVYTGGPIIRLRGVYVK, encoded by the coding sequence ATGGACAAAGACATAGCAGATTTCGCATTAACGTATGCCCAAAGCAAGAAAGTTGACTACGCAGAGGTCAGAGCGCACACTGAGAAACAAGAAGGCCTAGTTATGAAAAACGGCCTCTTAGACGCCTACGTTTCATCAGTAGACGACGGCTTCTGTGTGCGGATTCTAGCAGACGGTGGCATTGGCTTCGCTTCAACTAACAAGTGGACAAAGAACGAGGCCAAAACAATTGTTGACATGGCGCACAAATTCGCTAAGACGGCAAAACGCATGGAAAAAATCACGTTTGCTGAAGAAAAAAGCGTCAAAGCCAACTGGAAAGCTGAGGAGAAAAAGAAGATAGCAAACATATCGTCTGAAACCCGAATTGAAACAATGGCAGAAATCGACAAAGACTTGACCTCGCAGGGAATAAATGTTCCATCGAGAATGCTCAACTTCGGCTCAAATCTAGTAGAAAAATACTTTGCAAACACTGAAGGCTCGGTGATTTCATCGTATGTTCCGCGAATCAACGCTTTCGCCTTCGTAACAGTGGTTGAAAACGGCAAACCAGAACAGGCGTACAAGCAGTTTGGCTATGCTGGCGGATGGGAAGCGCTCGACCACTGGAAAATGAGTGAGCAGATGATTAACGAAGCAAAAGTGCTACAGCGCGTGATCAAAGAAGCCAAGGCTGTCAACCCCGGCAAGATGGATTTGGTTTGCGGATGTGAGGTCGCGGGCATCGCGGCGCATGAGTCTTGTGGACACCCAATGGAAGCCGACCGAATTTTGGGAAGAGAGATGAGTCAGGCAGGGCGATCGTTCATCTACCCAGGCGGGTCCTTCTGGTTGGGAACAAGAATCGGCAGCGAAGCAGTTACTGTCGTTGATGACCCCACGGTTAAGAATAGTTTTGGCTACTACGAGTATGATGACGAAGGCATCAAGGCTGGGCGCAGATGCTTGTACAAAAATGGCGTGATCAACGAGTTTTTGCACAATCGCGAGACTGGGGCAAGGTTGAAAGCGAGAAGCAACGGTTCTTCACGGGCTAACAATTATGATCGCGAAGCCATTGTGAGAATGGCAAACACGTTTGTTGAACCTGGCGACTTCACCGAGGAAGAAATCTTCAAGGACGTTAAGCAAGGCATATACATGAAATCGTTCACCGAATGGAACATCGACGACAAACGGTTCAACCAGCGTTACGTAGGACGCGAAGCTTACTGGATCGAAAAGGGCGAGCTAAAGCATCCTATAGCTCGACCCGTCATCGAGACTACTACAAAGATCTTCTGGACCGCCGTGGACGCCGTTTCCAAGAAGATTGAGTACAACGCAGCTACCTGCGGCAAGAGTGACCCCATGCAGGGCGTCCCTGTCTATACTGGTGGACCCATCATCAGGTTGAGAGGGGTGTATGTGAAATGA
- the rimI gene encoding ribosomal protein S18-alanine N-acetyltransferase: MKSDGTQMVQTTFTLRRFQPDDLEKVMHINQVCLPENYSTYFFMELYERYPEAFVVAEVATEIVGYITCRIETGLPDFGLLGITKRGHVISVAVLPQYQRRGVGEALIREAMVRMRTYKAKDCYLEVRVSNTPAINLYKKLGFDTSRTVQGYYADGEDAAIMTRKLPSL; this comes from the coding sequence ATGAAGTCAGATGGCACGCAAATGGTTCAAACAACGTTCACGTTGAGGCGCTTCCAACCGGACGATTTGGAGAAAGTCATGCATATCAACCAGGTGTGCCTGCCAGAAAACTACTCTACCTACTTCTTCATGGAACTGTATGAACGCTATCCCGAAGCGTTCGTCGTAGCTGAAGTTGCTACTGAAATTGTAGGCTACATTACGTGCCGCATAGAAACCGGGCTTCCAGACTTCGGCTTGCTCGGCATAACCAAACGTGGGCATGTCATTTCAGTCGCTGTTTTGCCCCAATACCAACGGAGGGGCGTGGGCGAAGCTCTGATTCGCGAAGCCATGGTGCGCATGCGAACGTACAAGGCTAAAGACTGCTACCTTGAAGTACGTGTCAGCAACACGCCTGCCATAAACCTCTACAAGAAACTAGGCTTCGACACCTCAAGAACAGTGCAGGGCTATTACGCTGACGGCGAAGACGCCGCCATAATGACACGTAAGTTGCCTTCATTGTAG
- a CDS encoding TldD/PmbA family protein translates to MSEQLAKTEAIVKKGKTLGADEVIARTTLGRYRQTRFSNNEVDITVAWNDYVTDVALSWQKRLVATQIHDFKDIDATMKRLYQLAKASKENPMYGGVAKGKFRYERSKADKSLENLNQAEYVHESIEAARKEAGPDLNAGGILFTKLEDVYLASSEGPTGEDRRSAIELSIRAFSQQEASGHGVECSSTAKGFDPARAGKKAGEIAKMAKKPKAGVEGRYDIIFDPLFTGALLGTWGGMTSAYAVMIQMSIFVDKLGQKVASDMVTMRDVPARYSMSNRVFDDEGAPVKENVLIHKGMLKTFVHNTSTAKIFKTETTGNAGLVFPSPWNLELDAGDMSREEMFKDMKRGLYLTNTWYTRFQNYAKGDFSTIPRDGIFLIENGEITQSWKDVRLSDNALQMLNNVAGISKERQHVHWWGEADPPSLSPYILMKDVQITRPK, encoded by the coding sequence ATGAGCGAGCAACTAGCAAAAACTGAAGCAATCGTTAAGAAAGGCAAAACACTTGGCGCAGACGAAGTCATCGCTAGAACAACGTTAGGGCGTTACCGTCAAACAAGGTTCAGCAACAATGAAGTGGACATCACAGTAGCATGGAATGACTACGTCACCGATGTGGCGCTTTCTTGGCAAAAACGTCTAGTAGCAACGCAGATACACGATTTCAAGGACATTGACGCAACAATGAAACGCCTCTATCAGTTGGCAAAAGCTTCAAAAGAGAATCCAATGTACGGCGGCGTTGCCAAGGGCAAGTTTCGCTACGAAAGAAGCAAGGCGGACAAGTCTCTTGAGAACTTGAATCAAGCAGAATATGTTCATGAATCCATAGAAGCCGCACGCAAAGAAGCTGGACCCGACTTGAACGCTGGAGGAATTCTATTCACAAAGCTTGAAGACGTCTATCTGGCATCTTCTGAAGGTCCGACGGGCGAAGACCGCCGATCGGCGATTGAATTATCGATCAGAGCCTTTTCTCAGCAAGAAGCCTCTGGACATGGTGTTGAATGCAGCTCAACCGCTAAAGGCTTCGACCCGGCTAGAGCGGGCAAAAAAGCTGGAGAAATCGCTAAAATGGCGAAGAAGCCAAAAGCAGGAGTAGAAGGACGCTACGACATTATCTTCGACCCATTGTTCACGGGTGCGCTATTGGGAACGTGGGGTGGCATGACGTCCGCTTACGCCGTGATGATTCAAATGTCCATCTTCGTTGACAAACTAGGTCAGAAGGTTGCGTCTGATATGGTAACCATGCGTGACGTTCCCGCTCGGTATTCAATGAGCAATCGAGTGTTTGACGATGAAGGAGCGCCAGTGAAGGAAAACGTGTTAATCCACAAAGGCATGCTCAAAACCTTCGTGCACAACACCTCAACAGCTAAGATCTTCAAAACTGAAACCACAGGCAACGCTGGACTCGTGTTCCCGAGTCCATGGAACCTTGAACTAGACGCAGGTGACATGAGCAGAGAAGAAATGTTCAAAGACATGAAACGCGGCCTGTACCTAACAAACACGTGGTATACTCGGTTCCAAAACTATGCTAAAGGAGACTTCTCAACGATACCTAGAGACGGCATCTTCCTCATAGAAAACGGCGAAATCACACAATCATGGAAAGACGTACGCTTAAGCGACAACGCGCTCCAAATGCTCAACAATGTCGCGGGCATATCCAAGGAACGCCAACACGTGCACTGGTGGGGAGAAGCAGATCCGCCATCACTATCGCCATACATACTCATGAAAGACGTCCAAATAACAAGGCCAAAATAG